One window of the Pleurocapsa minor HA4230-MV1 genome contains the following:
- a CDS encoding 2-isopropylmalate synthase has protein sequence MTQIPLTIFDETLRDGEQQVGIFFDAQTKGDLAQLIAQTGVHHVALMPAIHSTEAQLVKNLVDRNLPQIVASTMMGKSHIDQSQACGVKTIILFNAVSDRLLTLRDSSTQDTATINQIRDKMLERILANLQYAASRGLKICFAAEDASRADFDFLVECINKFQPYIEHFILCDTVGILTPEDTKLWLRNLIEFTGDKTPLSVHFHNDRGLALENTIQAVLAGARGISGTFGGIGERAGNVALEQVLNGLKLRYGWHIEGINYDALTQVTEYLSSQGFKANAPYSTESLRYETGIHVDSLCSDRSSYYLFTQGQPEVWYGKFSGASNFQYLFEHCLNQPQPQSKYQEFREKIKHIAIAQKRSFDRAETLKLLGY, from the coding sequence ATGACACAGATCCCTCTCACTATTTTTGACGAAACTCTCAGAGACGGAGAGCAACAGGTTGGTATCTTCTTTGATGCCCAAACCAAAGGCGATCTGGCGCAACTAATTGCCCAAACAGGAGTGCATCATGTGGCATTAATGCCTGCGATCCATTCCACAGAAGCCCAGTTAGTCAAAAATTTAGTCGATCGCAATCTTCCCCAGATAGTCGCTTCAACCATGATGGGCAAAAGTCATATCGACCAATCCCAAGCCTGTGGGGTAAAAACAATTATTCTGTTCAATGCTGTCAGCGATCGCCTTTTAACTTTAAGAGATTCCTCAACCCAAGATACGGCTACAATTAACCAGATCCGCGACAAAATGCTAGAGCGAATTTTAGCCAATCTCCAATATGCTGCTAGTCGAGGATTAAAAATCTGTTTTGCAGCGGAAGATGCCAGTCGTGCCGATTTCGATTTCCTCGTCGAGTGTATCAATAAATTTCAGCCCTACATCGAGCATTTTATCCTCTGCGATACCGTCGGCATTCTCACCCCTGAAGATACTAAACTGTGGCTACGCAACCTCATCGAGTTCACGGGGGATAAAACACCCCTGTCTGTCCATTTCCATAACGATCGCGGTTTAGCCTTAGAAAACACAATCCAGGCAGTATTAGCAGGCGCTAGGGGTATCTCAGGCACGTTTGGCGGGATTGGCGAGAGGGCGGGTAATGTTGCCCTAGAACAGGTGCTTAATGGCTTAAAACTACGCTATGGCTGGCACATTGAAGGCATTAACTACGATGCCCTAACACAAGTAACTGAATACTTATCTAGTCAAGGCTTTAAAGCTAATGCCCCCTACTCCACCGAGAGTTTACGCTATGAAACAGGAATTCATGTCGATTCCCTTTGTAGCGATCGCTCTAGCTACTATTTATTTACTCAAGGACAACCTGAAGTCTGGTATGGCAAGTTTAGCGGTGCTAGTAACTTCCAATATCTGTTTGAACATTGTCTAAATCAACCTCAACCCCAGTCAAAGTATCAGGAATTTCGCGAGAAAATTAAACATATAGCGATCGCCCAAAAACGCTCTTTTGATCGAGCGGAAACTCTCAAGTTGTTGGGATATTAA
- a CDS encoding DUF29 domain-containing protein — MTTQLSSATDSANLYNRDYYLWLSHTAQLISEGKLSEVDTANLIEEIEDMGRSEKRAIESNLVVVLLHLLKYKYQPERRTNSWKSSIREHRRRLRKAFSASPSLKGYCEEVFSECYQDGREQAADETELPLNTFPPESPFTLDETLNPNYLPED; from the coding sequence ATGACTACTCAATTATCGTCTGCTACTGACTCAGCAAATCTCTATAACCGAGATTATTATCTTTGGCTATCACATACTGCTCAACTGATCTCTGAAGGTAAACTTTCTGAGGTAGATACAGCCAATTTAATTGAAGAAATTGAGGACATGGGCAGAAGTGAGAAACGAGCAATTGAAAGTAACTTAGTAGTTGTCTTGTTACACTTACTCAAGTATAAATATCAGCCAGAAAGAAGAACTAATAGTTGGAAATCCAGTATCAGAGAACATCGACGGAGACTAAGAAAAGCTTTTTCTGCTAGTCCCAGCTTAAAAGGCTATTGTGAAGAAGTTTTCTCTGAATGTTATCAAGATGGAAGGGAACAGGCAGCGGATGAAACAGAATTACCTCTGAATACTTTCCCTCCAGAATCTCCCTTTACCTTGGACGAAACTCTTAATCCTAATTATTTACCTGAAGACTAA
- the trpB gene encoding tryptophan synthase subunit beta: MTATPLKRDNIASVPDQLGRFGPYGGKYVPETLMPALAELETAYNQYKNDPNFTQELQGLLKDYVGRANPLYFAERLSQHYTRPDFQPKIYLKREDLNHTGAHKINNALAQALLAIRMGKKRIIAETGAGQHGVATATVCARFGLECIIYMGVQDMERQKLNVFRMRLLGAKVEPVSAGTGTLKDATSEAIRDWVTNVESTHYILGSVAGPHPYPMMVRDFHAVIGRETRQQCTEKWGGLPDIMIACVGGGSNAMGLFYEFLAESSVRLIGVEAAGESVASGKHAATLTEGRPGVLHGAMSYLLQDTQGQIIEAHSISAGLDYPGVGPEHSYLKDTQRAEYYAVTDTEAIAGLRLLSELEGIIPALETAHAFAYLEQLCPQLTGTQRIVLNCSGRGDKDVQTVAKYLGDLL; the protein is encoded by the coding sequence ATGACTGCCACTCCCCTCAAACGAGATAACATTGCCTCTGTACCAGATCAATTAGGGCGTTTTGGCCCTTATGGTGGTAAGTACGTTCCCGAAACTTTGATGCCAGCTTTGGCTGAATTGGAAACTGCTTATAACCAGTATAAAAACGACCCCAATTTTACTCAAGAACTACAAGGATTATTAAAAGACTATGTTGGTCGAGCAAATCCTCTTTATTTTGCCGAACGTCTAAGCCAGCACTATACTCGCCCAGATTTTCAGCCTAAAATTTACCTCAAGCGTGAAGATTTAAACCACACGGGAGCGCACAAGATTAATAATGCTTTAGCTCAGGCGTTATTAGCGATTCGCATGGGTAAAAAGCGAATCATCGCCGAAACAGGTGCAGGTCAACATGGAGTTGCTACCGCCACAGTCTGCGCGCGTTTTGGTCTGGAATGTATTATCTATATGGGTGTACAAGATATGGAAAGACAGAAGCTTAATGTCTTTCGGATGCGCCTATTAGGAGCCAAGGTAGAGCCAGTTTCCGCTGGGACAGGAACGTTAAAAGATGCTACCTCTGAAGCAATTCGAGATTGGGTAACAAATGTTGAAAGTACTCACTATATCTTGGGTTCAGTGGCTGGCCCCCATCCTTATCCGATGATGGTACGGGATTTTCATGCGGTAATTGGTCGTGAAACTCGCCAGCAGTGTACTGAAAAATGGGGTGGACTACCTGATATTATGATCGCCTGTGTTGGTGGTGGCTCGAATGCGATGGGCTTGTTTTACGAGTTTTTAGCTGAATCTAGCGTGCGCTTAATTGGCGTAGAAGCTGCGGGAGAAAGTGTGGCATCGGGTAAACATGCTGCTACTCTAACTGAAGGTCGTCCTGGGGTTTTGCATGGAGCAATGAGCTATTTATTGCAGGATACTCAAGGACAAATTATCGAGGCTCATTCAATTAGTGCAGGGCTAGATTATCCTGGGGTAGGCCCAGAGCATAGTTATCTTAAAGATACTCAAAGAGCAGAATATTATGCCGTGACTGATACTGAAGCGATCGCTGGTTTGCGTCTATTATCAGAATTGGAAGGTATTATTCCCGCCCTAGAAACTGCTCATGCTTTTGCTTATTTAGAGCAACTTTGTCCTCAATTGACAGGAACTCAACGCATTGTCTTGAACTGTTCGGGTAGAGGGGATAAAGACGTACAAACAGTAGCTAAGTATCTTGGCGATCTGCTGTAG
- a CDS encoding tetratricopeptide repeat protein, with protein sequence MNVKFSRLLTIIIFLLSIGGIIGLGSILIVRYLQTQQIQQTQQANNLLAQKKYSLAVSAYDRLLKTDSNSAQSYLLWANRGAALLKLNQYQEALKSCSQATSLNQRADLAWNCRGEALYYLGRSNDALTAFKQAIAINPQNATFWLNQNQVLFDLAQHQQAIAAAKEAIALLQSQPATATKNRQLAIAWRRQGQSWLELKQNQQALAAFNQSLTYQPQYLAAQQDRGITLYRLGNYAQAIQSFEQILQQDNLTPQQQAINWLYKGTSLCQISQADAATQAFKQVLQLTNNVQLQKIAQAGCGIH encoded by the coding sequence GTGAACGTAAAATTTTCGCGATTATTAACTATAATAATTTTCCTCCTCAGTATTGGCGGAATTATTGGCCTAGGCTCTATTTTAATTGTTAGATATCTTCAAACACAGCAGATTCAGCAAACACAGCAAGCTAACAATTTACTAGCTCAGAAAAAATATTCTTTAGCTGTTTCTGCCTACGATCGACTGTTAAAAACTGATTCTAATTCTGCGCAATCATATCTACTGTGGGCTAATCGTGGAGCTGCACTATTAAAATTAAATCAGTATCAAGAAGCACTAAAATCCTGTTCTCAAGCTACTAGTTTAAATCAGCGAGCCGATTTAGCTTGGAACTGTCGTGGGGAGGCTCTATATTACTTGGGTCGATCCAATGATGCCTTGACTGCTTTTAAACAGGCGATCGCCATTAATCCTCAGAATGCAACTTTTTGGCTTAATCAAAATCAGGTATTATTCGATCTCGCTCAACACCAGCAGGCAATAGCAGCAGCTAAAGAAGCGATCGCCTTACTCCAGTCTCAACCAGCAACAGCTACCAAAAATCGTCAATTAGCGATCGCTTGGAGACGACAGGGACAAAGTTGGTTAGAACTGAAGCAAAATCAACAGGCATTAGCTGCTTTTAATCAGTCTTTAACTTACCAGCCTCAATATTTAGCTGCTCAACAAGACAGAGGAATTACTCTCTACAGATTGGGTAATTATGCTCAAGCTATTCAATCTTTTGAGCAAATTTTACAACAAGATAATTTAACTCCACAACAGCAGGCAATCAACTGGTTATATAAAGGAACTAGCCTCTGCCAAATATCCCAAGCTGACGCTGCCACCCAAGCTTTTAAGCAGGTGCTGCAACTCACTAATAATGTTCAGTTACAAAAAATAGCCCAAGCTGGCTGTGGTATTCATTAA